A single window of Planctomycetia bacterium DNA harbors:
- a CDS encoding restriction endonuclease subunit S, with protein TLWNDELPECIHQNHVFRVRLRSGELTPLFLSWLIGSQRGKRYFLRSAKQTTGIASINMTQLRAFPLLIPPIHLQRAFGDHISAIDRLGNAQFSSLAELDALFAALQYRAFRDAL; from the coding sequence ACCTTGTGGAACGACGAACTGCCTGAGTGCATCCACCAGAATCATGTGTTTCGAGTGCGTCTCCGATCCGGGGAGCTGACTCCATTGTTCTTGAGTTGGCTCATCGGAAGCCAGCGCGGGAAGAGGTACTTTCTTAGGTCGGCGAAGCAGACAACGGGGATTGCCTCGATCAACATGACTCAGCTTCGCGCGTTTCCGTTACTGATCCCGCCGATACATCTTCAACGCGCATTCGGCGACCATATATCTGCTATAGATAGACTGGGGAACGCTCAATTTTCCAGCCTGGCCGAACTCGACGCTCTCTTTGCCGCCCTCCAGTACCGCGCCTTCCGCGATGCGTTGTAA